The genomic segment GGCCGCGGTCAGTTTCCACGCCCGAAGCAGGAATGAGTCCTGATCAATCCAGAGCGATAGTTCGCGTTGTGATCCGCCGAAACCCTCGGGCCGCGTGACCACATAACAGGGTCGCCCGCCGGCCCACGCCGCGCCTTCGAGACGCCAACCGGGCCGGCCCAGGAGGCCCGTCGGTTTCAACGCGTTCTCGCCCTCGACGAACAACTCGTCCACCAGCATCGGCAGGCCGTCGGTCAACAATAGGACTGCTGTCTGAATAGGCGTTCGCGTGAACTGGCGGTGCCGCGTGAAGCGGCCCTCGCCGCCGCGATAGCTCCACCAGTCTCGCCCCAGCACGATGATCGCGTCCTCGCCGATCTGGAGCTTGCATCGTCCGGGCCGGTCCAGCGTCCACGACACTGGCACGACGCGCGGCGACGTCTTGTGATACGCGCTTAGCACGCCGGTGGCCGTGAGCGTTCGTGCGCGGCCGTACGCCGCAGCGCAGCGGCGCAGCACGTCATCGGCCGTGACGGAGTACGACACCAGCCCCTCGTCGGGATCGCGGCGATAGGGATCGGCCGGATCGTTGCAGGCCGCAGGCAGCGTCAGCGTCAGCGTCATGAGCGCGGTGACCCATGCGGCATGGCATGGTCGGTCTGGCCGGATGCAATGGGATGGCAAAGGCGGCCGATTCATGCAGGTACGATTCGCGTGCGTCCTGCACAAGCGTCCTAGGCCGTCCATGGTTTGTTGGTCATCGTGACGGAAGCCGTCGGCGAACGCGTTATGCTAACGCCAACCGCCCATCGGGACAAATCGCCGCAGTCGTGGAGCGCGGGCTGCGAACCGGCTACACTCGCGCGGGGGGGCGTCGGGATCGCGATTGACAGGCGAGGAAGCCATGGCCGGTTCCGTTGGATTATCGCGAGACAAGTACGAAGAGGTGGCGCGTCAGCTTCAGGAGTACGTGCGGGCGCGGTTTGAGGATGCGATCGTGCAGATCGGCGAGGGGCTGCATTATCGCGGTACGAATGTCGTAATCACGTCGAAGGCTTTCGCGGGCCAGTTGCCGGAGCAGCGATACGGTCTGGTGCTGCGCACGATCCCCGAAGCGTTCTTCAAGAAATACTTGCGCGGGGGTGTGGTCTGGTTTGAATTGGCGCCCGGTGAAAGCGGCAAGGACTACATGCGCATGCCGCGGTCGGAGGACGTGGCGGCGCGATCGGCCGACGTGCTGGCGCGGATGAAAAAGTCTGGCGTCTTGAAACAACTGGAGCAGGCCGTGGCGCAGGCCAAGGGAGCGCTTAGCGCCGTCCGGCTGGATTTGGCGCGGGAATGCATGGACGCGGCGGGGTGGAGCCCCGACGAGGTGCAGGAGGGTAGCCTCGTGCTGATCGGTCGTGGATCGCTCTGCGATGCGGATTTACCGCGGGTGTTGTGCGCGCTGGCGGACGATGAATAACCCGCGGGGCGGCCGGCAGGTCAGATTCCGCCGCCGCCGGTTCCGCCGGTTCCGCCGATTCCGTTCAGGTTCCCACCGGAGATGAGCAGGCGAATCGGCAGCAGGGCGATGCCTTCCAGCACGCTGTAATAGGTGGAAGGCAGCGCGTTGACCGTGTTGGCGGCCGTTCGGTTGATGGCGGTTTGGCACCAGCCGATGCTCTGAAAGAGCGGCGCGGCGGCGATCAGGACGGTAATACGCCGGACCAGTTTTGCGCGGCGGGGCGTCATCTTCATGGGGTGTTCACCTCATCGGGGCGATTGCGCCGGGCGCGAATCACCGTTGGAAGAATGGCTGGCGATTTCCACCCAGCAGAATTTGGATGACGTCCGACGACGGAAAGCTGGTCAGGAGCGTTTGCTGGATCGAACCGACGACGACGCTGAAGGTGGCGCTGGCGATCTGCTGGCCGATCAGGTTCGGAATCGTGCTCAAATCGCAGGTGCCGGTAGTCTGACACAGCGGCAGCATGGCCGCCGCGACGAGGATTTTCTTCCGCCAGCGATACAGTTTCATCTTCGTCATGCTTGTATTACCTCCCCGGGCTGCGGCAACCATACAAGAACGCCGCATCAGGTTGACGCGAGTGGTTCCTTGGGGGTCTTGCGGCTCGCATCGTGCGTTAGCATACCGACGCACGCCCGGTCCGGCAAATCGCGAGCCATGCAGGAGATTCATCGGTCGGTTGCCGCCTAAGGCCTTAATGAAGCGTAGGTTACGTGTTGATCGGCGGGTTGGGTCCGCCGTTGGGCATGAGTAGAATCACCCCATGACGCGTGCGGACCCCGGGAAACTTCCAACCATAGCCCGTCGGATGCTCGCTTGGTATGACCGGCACCGGCGGGACCTCCCCTGGCGGAGGACGCGCGATCCGTACGCCGTCTGGTTGAGCGAGATCATGCTCCAGCAGACGCAGGTCGCGACGGCGATTCCCTATTACGAGCGTTTCCTTCGGCGATTTCCGATCGTGCGTGCACTGGCGAAAGCGCCGATTGGGGAGGTGCTCAAGCTCTGGGCCGGTCTGGGTTATTACTCCCGGGCGCGGAACCTGCATCGGGCGGCGAAGATTGTGGCGAATGACTTGAACGGCGAGTTTCCCCGGACCGTGGACGGCCTCCGCGCGTTGCCGGGAATCGGTCGCTACACGGCCGGGGCGATCGCGTCGATTGCATTCGGCGCGCGGGCGGCGGTCGTGGATGGCAACGTGACGCGTGTGCTGGCGAGGCTGTTCGATCTCTCGTCGGATGTCAGGGAGCGACACACCCAGGATCGGATCTGGAATCTCGCGACGTCGTTGCTGCCGGCTCGGCGGTGCGGGGATTTCAACCAGGCGTTGATGGAACTGGGGGCGACGGTCTGCACGCCTGCGGCGACGGCGCAATGCGGCGAATGCCCGGTGGCGCGATGGTGCATGGCGCGGCGAGCGGGGACCGTCGCGGATCGGCCGGTCAAGGGCGGACGCGCGAAAGTGAAGCACGAGACGCATGTCGTCGCCGCGATTCGGCGGGGCGAGCGTTACCTGTTCGTGCGAAGGCCGCAGGAGGGACTTTGGGGCGGGCTTTGGGAGCTGCCCAGCGCCGTGGCGAGTGGGCGGTCCATCGAATCCGCGTTGCGGTCGCTGACCCGGGAAGCGATGGCGGCGCGGTCGCGCGCGCAGAGATTCTGCGATTTTGAACACGTGCTTTCACACCGGCGTATTCGGATGATCGGCTACGAATTCGCTGCGCCGGCGGGTGCGGGGCGTGAGCGAGGTGGCGCGTGCCGATGGGTGGCGCTGCGTGACGCACGGGCACTGGGATTGTCGCGTGCCATGCAACGAGTGGTCGAATCGCTCGAGGAACATGGCCGCCAAAGGCCGCGGCCATGCCGCCCAAAGTTGAAGCCGCCATGAACATTCACCCGTGGCACAGGCGTCTCGCCAGTGATGCACCCGCCGCGGCAGGTGCCACACCCTGTGGATCATTCTGCGGCTCTACTTGGCAGGTCACCCTGATTTCCTTGTGCGATCCACTCACTCGCCCGTCGCGCGGCGATAATTTGTGACGGTCCGGTCGCTTCGATATAGTGCGGCGGCATGTCGACGGAGAATCGATACCTCGGGTCGGCCAAGCTCATCGCCGCGTGCACGCTGCTCTCGCGTGTCACTGGTCTGGCACGCGATATCATCGTCAATCGCGCCTTCGGGCAGAGCTGGGTTCAGGATGCGTTCAACTACGGCTTTCTCGTGCCCAACTTGTTTCGCCGGCTCTTCGGCGAGGGCGCGCTCTCGGCCGTCTTCGTGCCGGTCTTTACCGAGACGCTGGACCAGCGCGGGCGCCCGGCGGCGTGGCTGCTGCTGGGGCGCGTCGCCGGGTTGATGACGCTCGCGCTCACCGTGTTGACCGTCTTGCTGGAGATCGTGGCGCTGGCGGTCTGGCAGTTCGCGCCTGGCGGGCCGATGCGCGCGCTGCAAGCCGGGCTGACGGCCGTCATGCTGCCGTTCATGATCAGCGTCTGCCTGCTGGCGCTCTTCGCGAGCATCCTGAACTGCATTCAGCATTTCACCGTCCCCGCGCTGCTGCCGATCGTGCTGAACCTTTTCATGATCGCCGGCGTGGAGGCGATCGGCCCGCTGATGGGCGAAGCGCCGGAGCAGCGCGTCTATGGCGTGGCCATCTCCGTGCTGCTGGCGGCTGTTGTGCAACTGGCGATCATTTTTCCCGTGCTGCGGCGGCTGGGCGTGACGTGGCGTTTCTCGCTGGATACGCACGATCCGGAACTGCGCCGCATCCTGCGCAGCTTCGTGCCGATTGTTCTGGGGCAGGGCGTCTTGCTGCTTAGCGTTTTCCTCGATGCGCAAATCTGTACGTTTCTGACGCGCGGGCCGGCCACGCCCGATTCGTTCTCCTTTCTCGGCCGCACGATTGCCTATCCGCTGACGGACGGCGCGCTGTCGGCCATCAACAATGCCCAGCGGTTGTATCAGTTCCCGCTCGGCGTGCTGGCGATCTCGCTGGCGACGGCCGCGTTTCCGATGTTCAGCCTGTACGCGAGCCGGCAGGACTATCCCGGTCTCCGCGCGACGCTCGGCCAGTCGATGCGCGTCGCCATCTTCGAGGGGCTGCCCTGCGGCGTGGCGCTGTTCATCCTCGCCGAGCCGATCATTCGATTGCTCTTTCAATATGGCCGCTACGACGCCGAGGCGACGGCCCGCGCGGCCTACGCGCTCAAGTGGTACGCCCTGGGCATGCCGGCGTATTGCTGCCAGCACATTGTCCTGCGCGGGTTTTACAGCCTGCGCGACACGCTGACGCCGATGTGGATCAGTTGTGCCCTGGTGACCGTCAACCTCGTGCTGGTGCTGTCACTTTTGTGGCATCCCGGCATTCGTGAGGCGGCGTTCGGCCTCGGCACGGCGGTCTCGGCCACGCTTCACGTCGCGGTGTCGGTCTGGCTGCTGCGGCGGAAGATGCAGGGCCGAATCGGCGCGCGAATTCTCATGGCATCGACCCTGCGGACGGCGCTGGCGGCGGGGCTGGCGGGAGTAGCCGCCTGGGCGGTCAATCGCTGGACGGGAAGCGTCGATCTGTCGGGCATGGGGCGATTGGTTTCGCGCGGGGTGCAGGTGTTCGTTCCGCTGGGTGCGGCGGTCGCCGCGTACCTGCTGGCGGCGGCGCTGCTTCGCATGGAAGAACTTCGTCTGCTCCTGCCACGCCGACGAAGCCCCGCATGAATCCGGTATAATTCCCAGACACCGCCATGGGGAGCCATCTTGTGGAACTTGCCCAGCTCTTGAAATTCGCGATCGACAACAAATCCTCGGACCTGCACCTTCAGGCCGGCTCGGCGCCGATGATGCGCATCAACGGCATCGCCCGCTTTGTGCAAGGCGCGACGTTGACCGACGCGCAGGTGCGCAACTTGTTGATGGAGATTTTGCCGCCCTCGCGGAAGGCCGATCTGGATCGTGACTTGATTCAGGGGATCGATTTCTCGTATTCACATGCCGATCTGGGCCGCTTCCGGTGCAGCGCCTTTCAGCATCTCAACGGCTGCGGCGTGGTCCTGCGCGTCATTCAGGGAAAGATTCCATCGTTCGAGGACTTGATGCTGCCGCCGGTCATTCACGACATCGCCCGTTCCCAGCGCGGACTCACGCTGCTCACCGGCACGACCGGCAGCGGCAAGAGCACCACGCTCGCCAGCATGATCGATCTGATCAACGAAACCTACCGCTGCAAAATCGTCACGATTGAAGATCCGATCGAATACGTGCACACCAACAAAAAGGCGATGGTCTCGCAGATCGAGCTGGGCACGGATACGCCGTCGTTCGACCAGGCGCTGCGTCAGGCCCTGCGGCAGGATCCGGACGTGATCCTCGTCGGCGAGTTGCGCGACGTGGAGACGCTGAAGATCGCGCTGCGCGCGGCCGACACGGGTCACCAGGTCTTCTCGACGCTGCACAGCTCCAATGCGGCGCAGACGATCGAGCGCATCATCGCCATGTTCCCCGCCGACGAGCATTCGATTCTGCTCTCGCAACTGGCGACGAACGTGGAGGCGATCATCTCGCAGCGGCTGGTGACGACGACGGCGGGCGGTCGGCGTCCGGCGGTGGAAGTGCTTCGCGGCAGCGCGGTGACGGAGAAGTTCATTTTCGAACGGCGGCTGGGGGAACTGCTGACGTACATCGAAACGGGCGAGTCGGGCATGCAGAGCTTCGACCAGCACCTGCTGAAGATGTACCAGGAGAAAGCCATCAGCGGCACCGAGGCGATGCGCTGGGCGACGAACCCCGAGATGATGGGCATGGCCCTGCGCGGCATCCGGCGCATCGGCAGCGGCGGTGAAGTGGTCATGCTCGAAAAAGCCTAGAACCGGTTTCAAAATTCCTCTCCCCCTTGGGGGAGAGGTCGGGTGAGGGGGAAAAGTGGTTCAAACGAATTGATTCACCCTCACCCCGACCCTCTCCCTGGAAGGGAGAGGGAGGTTTTGAGACAGCTTGTAGCGCAGCACGGTTGTTTCGTACCGCGAAATCTCTGGAAGGGAGAGGGAGTTTTGAAACCGCTTGTAGCCGCCGGGGTGCGTCCCAGGCTTCGGGTGCCATGGCTAGGGCCTCTGGCGGGCAGGATGCCGGGGTCCACTTGCTCAATCCAGATACATCCTCGCCCAGGTCTCAACCAGTGCCATGCGCCACAGCGGTGTCGCAGCGCTGTCATCGCCTCGCTCAAAGCGATCCATCAGCGCTTTCACCCCGTTGGGGCGGAAGCACCCGCGATGGACGAAGCTGCCCGACGTGATCGCCTCGACCCACCAGTCGCGCAGCGCCCCGCGCATCCACTGGGCCTGCGGCGCGCCGTAGCCGATCTTATCGCGGCGAGACAGCACTTCGTCGGGAACAAGGCCGCGCATCGCGTCGCGCAGCACGGCTTTGCTGACGCCGCCGCGGATCTTGAGCGTCGCCGGGAGGCGCATGGCGAGTTCCGTCACGCCGCGATCGAGAAAAGGCACGCGCGCCTCGATGGAGTGTGCCATCGAGCTGGCATCCTCGTAGCGCAGCAGGGCGGGCAGGCTCTCGCGCAGCAGGATGCGCGCCAGCTCCACCTCGAGCGCGCCCCCGCCGACCGTTGCCTCGCCGGACTCATCGCGCCATCCCAGGGCCGACGCAAGCGTCGGCGCATCGTCTACGGAGAACAGCTCGGGCGCGAGCCAGTTCATCGCCGCGCGATCGCGTCGCCGCCGCAGCGCGTCGCGCCAGCCGGGCGGCAGCAGGGCCGCCGCGACGTGCCCGCGCAGTTGGCCGCCGGAAAACAATCCGCGCCGCGCGGCGCGGTACTCGCGCAGGAACGCCCCGATCCGGCCGCGCCGAATCAGCGACGCAAGGAATGGCGGCACATGGCCGTGGTAGCCGCAGAACAGCTCGTCACCGCCCTGGCCGTCCAGCAGAACTTTGACGCCCGTCTGCTTGGCCAGCCCCATGACCTCCCATTGCAGGTACATCGACGCGGAACCGACGGGTTGCCCCTGGTGTCGGACGAACGGTTCCATCGCCGCCGCCAGGCGCTCCGCGCTCGGTTCGACGCGGTGCCAGTGCAGGGATCCGGCGGCCCGGCCGGCGATTTCCGCGAAGCGCGTCTCGTCCATCGCGTGGCCCGGCAGGCAGGCCGTGAAGGCGTGTTGCGACCAGGTTCCGGGCGATGCGCGGTCGCGGCGGCCCAGCAGCGCGACGATTGACGAGCTGTCGATGCCGCCCGAAAGGCACGTGCCGATCGGAACATCGCCGACAAGATGGGACTCGACGGCCGATGCCAGCGCATCGTGCACGCGCCTCGGAGCATCCGACGGGTCGCGCGTCGAAAGGTCCATCCGCCAGTAGCGGCGAATCACGCCTGATGCGCTCGTGCCCTCGCGTTGCTGGAGATTCAATTCCCCGTAACACCCGGGCGGGAAGGCATAGATGCCCGCGAACATCGTCTCCTGGACGTGATCGACCAGGCCGCGCACGAGAAAATCGCGTAGCCCCGGCTCGCCGGCTTCGCGTGGCGCGCCCGGCAGCGCGAGCAGCGCGGGGATTTCGGATGCAAAGGCCAGACCCTTTTCAAATCGCGTCACGAACAGCGGCTTGATGCCGAGGCGGTCGCGCGCGAGCACCGCGCGGCCTTCGCGCCAGTCGAAGATCGCCGCGGCCCACATGCCTTCGAGGCGCTGAAAGCAGGCGGTCCCCCAGGCGCGATACGCGGCAAGAAAGACTTCCGTATCACATCGCCCGCGAAACGCCATCCCGCGCGCCGACAATTCCTCCCGCAGCGCCACGTGGTTGTAAAT from the Planctomycetia bacterium genome contains:
- the mutY gene encoding A/G-specific adenine glycosylase, whose amino-acid sequence is MLAWYDRHRRDLPWRRTRDPYAVWLSEIMLQQTQVATAIPYYERFLRRFPIVRALAKAPIGEVLKLWAGLGYYSRARNLHRAAKIVANDLNGEFPRTVDGLRALPGIGRYTAGAIASIAFGARAAVVDGNVTRVLARLFDLSSDVRERHTQDRIWNLATSLLPARRCGDFNQALMELGATVCTPAATAQCGECPVARWCMARRAGTVADRPVKGGRAKVKHETHVVAAIRRGERYLFVRRPQEGLWGGLWELPSAVASGRSIESALRSLTREAMAARSRAQRFCDFEHVLSHRRIRMIGYEFAAPAGAGRERGGACRWVALRDARALGLSRAMQRVVESLEEHGRQRPRPCRPKLKPP
- the murJ gene encoding murein biosynthesis integral membrane protein MurJ, producing MSTENRYLGSAKLIAACTLLSRVTGLARDIIVNRAFGQSWVQDAFNYGFLVPNLFRRLFGEGALSAVFVPVFTETLDQRGRPAAWLLLGRVAGLMTLALTVLTVLLEIVALAVWQFAPGGPMRALQAGLTAVMLPFMISVCLLALFASILNCIQHFTVPALLPIVLNLFMIAGVEAIGPLMGEAPEQRVYGVAISVLLAAVVQLAIIFPVLRRLGVTWRFSLDTHDPELRRILRSFVPIVLGQGVLLLSVFLDAQICTFLTRGPATPDSFSFLGRTIAYPLTDGALSAINNAQRLYQFPLGVLAISLATAAFPMFSLYASRQDYPGLRATLGQSMRVAIFEGLPCGVALFILAEPIIRLLFQYGRYDAEATARAAYALKWYALGMPAYCCQHIVLRGFYSLRDTLTPMWISCALVTVNLVLVLSLLWHPGIREAAFGLGTAVSATLHVAVSVWLLRRKMQGRIGARILMASTLRTALAAGLAGVAAWAVNRWTGSVDLSGMGRLVSRGVQVFVPLGAAVAAYLLAAALLRMEELRLLLPRRRSPA
- a CDS encoding PilT/PilU family type 4a pilus ATPase, which produces MELAQLLKFAIDNKSSDLHLQAGSAPMMRINGIARFVQGATLTDAQVRNLLMEILPPSRKADLDRDLIQGIDFSYSHADLGRFRCSAFQHLNGCGVVLRVIQGKIPSFEDLMLPPVIHDIARSQRGLTLLTGTTGSGKSTTLASMIDLINETYRCKIVTIEDPIEYVHTNKKAMVSQIELGTDTPSFDQALRQALRQDPDVILVGELRDVETLKIALRAADTGHQVFSTLHSSNAAQTIERIIAMFPADEHSILLSQLATNVEAIISQRLVTTTAGGRRPAVEVLRGSAVTEKFIFERRLGELLTYIETGESGMQSFDQHLLKMYQEKAISGTEAMRWATNPEMMGMALRGIRRIGSGGEVVMLEKA
- the asnB gene encoding asparagine synthase (glutamine-hydrolyzing), which gives rise to MMLNELDPRAGDWAATMTQRLHHRGPDDGGAAAFGLGGRPVVTRALGSPGQTVEWEYLVAQAALGARRLAIVDLSPAGHQPMASEDGAVWLVFNGEIYNHVALREELSARGMAFRGRCDTEVFLAAYRAWGTACFQRLEGMWAAAIFDWREGRAVLARDRLGIKPLFVTRFEKGLAFASEIPALLALPGAPREAGEPGLRDFLVRGLVDHVQETMFAGIYAFPPGCYGELNLQQREGTSASGVIRRYWRMDLSTRDPSDAPRRVHDALASAVESHLVGDVPIGTCLSGGIDSSSIVALLGRRDRASPGTWSQHAFTACLPGHAMDETRFAEIAGRAAGSLHWHRVEPSAERLAAAMEPFVRHQGQPVGSASMYLQWEVMGLAKQTGVKVLLDGQGGDELFCGYHGHVPPFLASLIRRGRIGAFLREYRAARRGLFSGGQLRGHVAAALLPPGWRDALRRRRDRAAMNWLAPELFSVDDAPTLASALGWRDESGEATVGGGALEVELARILLRESLPALLRYEDASSMAHSIEARVPFLDRGVTELAMRLPATLKIRGGVSKAVLRDAMRGLVPDEVLSRRDKIGYGAPQAQWMRGALRDWWVEAITSGSFVHRGCFRPNGVKALMDRFERGDDSAATPLWRMALVETWARMYLD